In a single window of the Orbaceae bacterium lpD04 genome:
- a CDS encoding MBL fold metallo-hydrolase, with protein sequence MRMNKVWLTGFASFLLTTGLFCSVVQADVQPVGNNSLYGRAMLGAIPPKQQHKQVDGYYRMMLGDYEVTALYDGYTKIDNNQLIDISADDASQLLQKMFINGEQGVQTAVNAFLIHTNDNLILIDTGAANCFGDTLGQINGNLSLAGYAPEHVDSILLTHLHPDHACGLVQKGKALFPNAILYVAKAEADFWLSDDIAKQIPDEMKGLFKMAKDAIAPYKAAERFVTFTNELPLINNVKLVPTPGHTPGHMSYQISSGGESLLILGDIVHNYAVQFAKPDVAIEFDSDPKQAVISRKNILDFAAINKLWVAGAHLPFPGLGHVSKSDTGYRWVPIEYQPIIKK encoded by the coding sequence ATGAGAATGAACAAAGTATGGTTAACCGGGTTTGCTAGCTTTTTATTAACAACTGGGCTATTTTGCTCCGTCGTTCAAGCCGATGTACAGCCGGTTGGCAATAATAGTCTTTATGGTAGAGCTATGCTTGGCGCTATACCGCCTAAACAGCAACATAAGCAAGTCGATGGTTATTATCGAATGATGTTGGGCGATTATGAAGTTACTGCACTTTATGATGGTTATACTAAAATTGATAATAACCAACTAATTGACATTAGTGCTGATGATGCAAGTCAGTTATTACAAAAGATGTTTATTAATGGTGAACAGGGCGTACAAACCGCTGTGAATGCTTTTTTAATTCATACCAATGACAATTTAATTTTGATTGATACAGGCGCTGCAAATTGTTTTGGTGATACACTTGGCCAGATCAACGGTAATTTATCTTTGGCAGGTTATGCCCCCGAACACGTTGATAGCATTTTGTTAACTCACTTACATCCTGATCATGCTTGTGGCTTGGTTCAAAAAGGAAAAGCGCTATTTCCTAACGCGATTTTATATGTAGCAAAGGCTGAGGCTGACTTTTGGTTAAGCGATGACATTGCAAAGCAAATACCCGATGAAATGAAAGGCTTATTTAAAATGGCAAAAGACGCAATTGCTCCATATAAAGCAGCCGAAAGGTTTGTTACTTTTACTAATGAGTTACCACTAATTAATAACGTAAAGTTGGTACCGACACCGGGCCATACACCAGGTCATATGTCCTATCAAATCTCATCAGGTGGTGAAAGTCTATTAATTTTGGGTGATATTGTTCATAACTACGCAGTGCAATTTGCTAAGCCAGACGTTGCTATTGAATTTGACTCAGATCCTAAACAAGCCGTTATTAGTCGTAAAAATATATTGGATTTTGCCGCTATAAATAAATTATGGGTAGCAGGAGCCCATTTACCTTTTCCCGGTTTAGGGCATGTAAGCAAAAGTGATACAGGTTATCGATGGGTTCCTATTGAGTACCAACCAATTATTAAAAAATGA
- the yddG gene encoding aromatic amino acid DMT transporter YddG produces the protein MTSRNKATLIGFIAILLWSSIVATLKIVTENFGAVGGLALIYSLAAILLFFIIGPTKLRELPRRYLIWGSLLFVLYELCFSLSIALSNSDQQAIEVSMLNYLWPTLTILAAVFFNNQKTNLLIIPGAILPLIGIVWVLNGDHSLNLWMMLENISDNPLSYALALIGAFIWAAYCMVTIKCAKGKNGITLFFFLTALVLWIKYLLLGENTMIFNAAGIIYLILSASAIGFGYAAWNFGVLYGNITVLAGASYFIPVLSASISALLLKTSLSFSFWQGTAMVCLGAILCWLATRDTKPRIKKIQ, from the coding sequence GTGACCAGTAGAAACAAAGCAACCTTAATTGGCTTTATCGCCATTTTGTTATGGAGTTCAATTGTTGCCACCCTTAAAATTGTTACCGAAAACTTTGGTGCGGTTGGTGGGTTGGCTCTTATTTATAGCTTAGCGGCAATTTTATTATTTTTTATCATTGGCCCAACCAAGCTGCGCGAGCTTCCTCGTCGTTATTTAATTTGGGGCAGTTTATTATTTGTTTTGTATGAACTGTGCTTTTCATTGTCAATTGCTCTTTCCAATAGTGATCAGCAAGCTATTGAAGTGAGTATGCTTAATTATTTATGGCCAACGTTAACCATTCTTGCAGCAGTTTTTTTTAATAATCAAAAAACGAATTTATTAATTATTCCAGGCGCAATTTTGCCGCTAATTGGCATTGTTTGGGTTCTTAATGGCGATCACTCTCTCAACTTATGGATGATGTTAGAAAATATTAGCGATAATCCGTTAAGCTATGCATTAGCGCTAATTGGTGCGTTTATTTGGGCGGCTTACTGTATGGTGACGATTAAATGCGCTAAAGGTAAAAATGGCATCACCTTATTTTTCTTTTTAACTGCACTCGTTTTATGGATCAAGTATTTATTATTAGGTGAAAATACCATGATATTTAATGCAGCCGGAATTATCTATCTGATTTTATCGGCAAGTGCTATTGGTTTTGGTTATGCGGCTTGGAACTTTGGCGTATTATATGGCAATATCACGGTTCTTGCGGGTGCCTCGTACTTTATTCCGGTGTTATCGGCCTCAATATCAGCGTTACTATTAAAGACCTCGCTCTCTTTTTCTTTTTGGCAAGGCACGGCAATGGTTTGTTTGGGAGCGATTTTATGTTGGCTTGCAACTCGCGATACCAAGCCTCGAATTAAAAAAATTCAGTAA